ATTGAACGTTTCAGCGACTTCTTTGATCACCAAATCCCCCTGAACCATGTTCAGGGCGCGTTTCATTGCGTAGGAATTGTCCAAACACTTCGGAAAGCCCCTGTCGGCTAACATAAGAATATATGGTAATGTCGCGTTCGTCAAGGCATATGTGCTGGTTCTTGCCACGGCCCCCGGCATGTTGGTGACGCAGTAATGGACCACATTGTCGACGATGTAAGTGGGGTTGTCGTGCGTGGTCGGGCGGCTGGTTTCCAGAGATCCTCCCTGGTCGATGGCCACATCTATAATTACTGCACCGGGTTTCATTTGTGCGATAAGTTTTCTGTCGATGATTTGCGGGGCCTTGGCGCCCCGGATCAGGACACTGCTGATGACAAGATCGGCCTTGAGCACCGAATCCCGGACGGTATGCGTGTTGCTCATCAAGGTCCGCACGTTGGCCGGCATAATATCGGACAGATAGCGGAGCCGATTGAGGTTAATGTCCAAAATGGTCACCCGGGCGCCGAGGCCGGCCGCCATTTTACAGGCGTTGGCCCCCACAACCCCGGCCCCCAAAATCACGACCTCAGCCGGGCTTACCCCCGGAACCCCTCCCAGGAGAATCCCGCGTCCTTTCATGGGCTCTTCCAGGTATTTGGCTCCCTCATGCACGGCCATCCGTCCCGCAACCTCGCTCATCGGGGTCAGGCAGGGCAGTTCGCCGTTCGGTTCCTGCAGGGTCTCATAGGCAAAGGCGATGATCTTGCGCTTGAGCATCTCTTCTGTCAGCTCCCGGCTGGCGGAAAAGTGAAAATACGTAAAAATAATTTGTCCCGGCTTGAGATACGCATACTCCTGCGGGAGGGGCTCTTTGATCTTGACCACCATATCC
This window of the Candidatus Omnitrophota bacterium genome carries:
- the ald gene encoding alanine dehydrogenase → MIIGVPKETKNNEYRVAIVPAGVESLTKRGHTVLIETDAGIGSGLSDDLFTAAGASIAPSAAGVFARADMVVKIKEPLPQEYAYLKPGQIIFTYFHFSASRELTEEMLKRKIIAFAYETLQEPNGELPCLTPMSEVAGRMAVHEGAKYLEEPMKGRGILLGGVPGVSPAEVVILGAGVVGANACKMAAGLGARVTILDINLNRLRYLSDIMPANVRTLMSNTHTVRDSVLKADLVISSVLIRGAKAPQIIDRKLIAQMKPGAVIIDVAIDQGGSLETSRPTTHDNPTYIVDNVVHYCVTNMPGAVARTSTYALTNATLPYILMLADRGFPKCLDNSYAMKRALNMVQGDLVIKEVAETFNLPCSDFLKGAA